Proteins found in one Actinokineospora alba genomic segment:
- a CDS encoding tetratricopeptide repeat protein, producing MAESIDAVLIKAAELTAAGRPEVAIDILRPVLATHPDNTEAWCRLAAALLDAGEPRHCLDAAKRAITLGERSWAHRLASLALTELGRHDEAAVSAREAARRDPSDWRNHVTLAEALGPVSPREALEAARRAVITAPDEARVHEVLGMAAVRVRDFPVAKRAFADSLQLDPGNEVVREELSRLAGVRAEPSARPRDSKFGRAHRIALWLVLRRCSAWLAIGSFVLMIAGMPTPSPLLVWFALALVLTVAGIAVMGVLALPHGRYPRPAMLLRREPQFAFGVVLLGLGTLLLAIWTLALAFGARGMQLLTPALVCAIGSAIVGWYGLWRMRAFTR from the coding sequence ATGGCCGAGTCGATCGACGCGGTGCTGATCAAGGCCGCCGAGTTGACCGCCGCCGGGCGCCCGGAGGTCGCGATCGACATTCTGCGCCCGGTGCTGGCCACGCACCCGGACAACACCGAGGCGTGGTGCAGGCTCGCCGCCGCGCTGCTCGACGCGGGCGAGCCGCGGCACTGTCTCGACGCCGCCAAGCGGGCGATCACGCTGGGGGAGCGGTCGTGGGCGCACCGGCTCGCCAGCCTCGCCCTGACCGAACTGGGCCGCCACGACGAGGCCGCCGTGTCCGCCCGGGAGGCCGCGCGGCGCGACCCGAGCGACTGGCGCAACCACGTCACGCTCGCCGAGGCACTCGGCCCGGTCTCCCCGCGCGAGGCGCTCGAGGCCGCCCGGCGCGCGGTGATCACCGCGCCGGACGAGGCCAGGGTGCACGAGGTGTTGGGCATGGCCGCGGTCCGGGTGCGCGACTTCCCTGTGGCCAAACGGGCTTTCGCCGACTCCTTACAGTTGGACCCCGGCAATGAGGTTGTTCGCGAAGAGTTGTCCCGCCTCGCGGGCGTGCGCGCGGAACCGTCGGCCCGCCCCCGTGACTCGAAGTTCGGACGCGCGCACCGGATCGCGTTATGGCTGGTGCTGCGGCGGTGCTCCGCGTGGCTGGCCATCGGCTCGTTCGTGCTGATGATCGCGGGCATGCCGACCCCGAGTCCGCTGCTGGTGTGGTTCGCCCTGGCTCTCGTGCTGACCGTGGCGGGCATCGCGGTCATGGGCGTGCTGGCCTTGCCGCACGGCCGGTATCCGCGCCCGGCGATGCTCTTGCGCCGTGAGCCGCAGTTCGCGTTCGGTGTGGTCCTGCTTGGACTCGGCACGCTGCTGCTGGCGATCTGGACCTTGGCGCTCGCCTTCGGCGCCCGCGGGATGCAGTTGCTGACACCAGCTCTGGTCTGCGCGATCGGGTCGGCGATAGTCGGGTGGTACGGACTCTGGCGAATGCGCGCATTCACCCGTTAG
- a CDS encoding TetR/AcrR family transcriptional regulator: protein MGRPRGGQADKRRAILAGALTVFARDGYTRASVDAISAEAGVSTRTVYNHFQDKAHLFRAVIQESAERTAEAQLALVDRHLGKIVALEQDLIDFGVDLARPIAGTAEHFALVRQVNAEAAHIPPEAVEAWQEAGPLRVRRELGKRLAAIPGLRADAPERAALHLMALVSPWNPSFLAGALTDAEITDAVTAGVRAFLYGYAE, encoded by the coding sequence ATGGGACGACCACGTGGGGGGCAGGCGGACAAGCGCCGGGCGATCCTCGCCGGCGCGCTGACCGTGTTCGCCCGAGACGGCTACACCCGGGCGAGCGTCGACGCGATCTCCGCTGAGGCGGGGGTGTCGACCCGCACGGTCTACAACCACTTCCAGGACAAGGCGCACCTGTTTCGCGCCGTCATCCAGGAGAGCGCCGAGCGGACGGCGGAGGCGCAGCTCGCGCTGGTCGACCGGCACCTCGGCAAGATCGTCGCGCTGGAGCAGGACCTCATCGATTTCGGTGTGGACCTGGCCAGGCCGATCGCGGGCACGGCCGAGCACTTCGCCCTCGTCCGTCAGGTCAACGCGGAGGCCGCGCACATCCCGCCGGAGGCGGTCGAGGCCTGGCAGGAGGCCGGTCCGCTGCGGGTCCGCCGCGAGCTGGGCAAGCGGTTGGCGGCCATCCCGGGCCTGCGCGCCGACGCCCCGGAGCGTGCGGCGCTGCACCTGATGGCGCTGGTGTCCCCGTGGAACCCGTCGTTCCTGGCGGGCGCCCTCACCGACGCGGAGATCACCGACGCGGTCACCGCGGGCGTCCGCGCTTTCCTTTACGGGTACGCGGAATGA
- a CDS encoding NAD(P)/FAD-dependent oxidoreductase — MAPVRRIVIVGTGLAGGTAAGELREQGFDGEIVLVGHSPHRPYALPPLSKAVLLGEAEEPDWVHEESFYADKDIDLRTGTDIRELHLGERAVVDGDGTRIPYDRLVLATGAAPRALPVPGGDLHGLHTLRTWEDSLTLRATFAPGVRVVIVGAGWIGCEVAAAARKHGAEVTVVDPLPLPLHKTLGDTVAEVFRDLHAANGVTWHLGIGVDAFTGDEGAVNSVHLSDGITLPADVVVVGVGAAPRLELAKAAGLELSDSVPGGGVDVDATLRTSAPDVYAIGDIAAHFHPRYGRRVRVEHWANAKDQGAHVAGNLLGAAEPYTRSPYFYSDQYDLGMEVRGLANPFTDDLVVRGDLAAREFTAFWTRGGRVLAAMNVNQWDDGDTLQALVDQRGEVSADDLRTKPLADLI, encoded by the coding sequence ATGGCGCCAGTGCGGCGGATCGTGATCGTCGGAACCGGTCTGGCGGGTGGCACGGCCGCCGGTGAACTGCGCGAACAGGGTTTCGACGGCGAGATCGTCCTGGTCGGCCACTCGCCGCACCGCCCCTACGCGCTGCCCCCGCTGTCGAAGGCGGTGCTGCTCGGCGAGGCCGAGGAACCCGACTGGGTGCACGAGGAGAGTTTCTACGCGGACAAGGACATAGACCTGCGTACCGGCACCGACATCCGCGAGCTGCATCTCGGTGAGCGCGCCGTGGTCGACGGCGACGGCACCCGGATCCCGTACGACCGGCTCGTCCTCGCCACCGGCGCCGCGCCGCGTGCCCTGCCGGTGCCGGGTGGCGATCTCCACGGCCTGCACACCCTGCGAACCTGGGAGGACTCCCTGACCCTGCGGGCGACGTTCGCGCCCGGGGTCCGGGTCGTAATCGTCGGCGCGGGCTGGATCGGCTGCGAGGTCGCCGCCGCGGCCCGCAAGCACGGCGCCGAGGTCACCGTCGTCGACCCGCTTCCGCTGCCGCTGCACAAGACCCTGGGCGACACCGTGGCCGAGGTGTTCCGCGACCTGCACGCCGCCAACGGCGTCACCTGGCACCTTGGCATCGGCGTGGACGCCTTCACCGGCGACGAGGGCGCGGTGAATTCCGTGCACCTCAGCGACGGCATCACCCTCCCGGCCGACGTCGTGGTCGTCGGGGTCGGCGCGGCGCCGAGGCTGGAACTGGCGAAGGCAGCCGGGCTGGAACTGTCGGACTCGGTGCCGGGCGGCGGTGTCGACGTGGACGCGACGCTGCGCACCTCCGCGCCGGACGTGTACGCCATCGGCGACATCGCCGCGCACTTCCACCCCCGCTACGGCAGGCGCGTGCGGGTCGAGCACTGGGCCAACGCCAAGGACCAGGGCGCGCACGTGGCGGGCAACCTGCTCGGCGCCGCCGAGCCGTACACGCGGAGCCCGTACTTCTACTCAGACCAGTACGACCTGGGCATGGAGGTCCGCGGCCTGGCCAACCCGTTCACCGACGACCTCGTCGTGCGCGGCGACCTGGCGGCCCGCGAGTTCACCGCGTTCTGGACCCGCGGCGGCCGCGTGCTCGCCGCGATGAACGTGAACCAGTGGGACGACGGCGACACCCTGCAGGCCTTGGTGGATCAGCGCGGTGAGGTCTCGGCCGACGACCTGCGCACCAAGCCGCTCGCCGACCTCATCTGA
- a CDS encoding lactate 2-monooxygenase yields the protein MGLHAGYQNEVYLQGLGDQLPPFTTDATKLEAVAEEAMEPGPFGYVAGGAGSGDTMRANRDAFARWRIVPRMLCDATTRDTSVTVLGTSMPAPILLAPIGVQSIVHPDGELATARAASALGVPMVLSTASSYALEDVAEANGDGPRWFQLYWPNEDAVCVSLLERAKAAGYTALVVTLDTWTLAWRPRDLDQAYLPFLRGIGVANAFSDPAFLAGLEKSPAEDQGMAVLRWVSLFTGTDKSWDRLSFLRSHWDGPIVLKGIQHVVDARRAADAGMDGIVVSNHGGRQVDGAIGSLEVLPEIAAAVGDQVSVLFDSGVRTGADVFKALALGASAVLVGRPYVYGLALGGEAGVRHAVRSLLADFDLTLGLAGARCPDDLGLGSVRLSA from the coding sequence ATGGGACTGCACGCGGGATATCAGAACGAGGTTTATCTCCAGGGGCTCGGTGACCAGCTGCCGCCGTTCACAACCGACGCGACCAAGCTGGAGGCCGTCGCCGAGGAGGCGATGGAGCCCGGGCCGTTCGGTTACGTCGCGGGCGGTGCCGGGTCCGGCGACACGATGCGGGCCAACCGCGACGCTTTCGCCCGCTGGCGCATCGTCCCGCGAATGCTGTGCGACGCCACGACCCGCGACACCAGCGTCACCGTGCTGGGCACCTCGATGCCCGCTCCGATCCTGCTCGCGCCGATCGGCGTGCAGTCGATCGTCCATCCCGACGGCGAACTCGCCACCGCCCGCGCGGCTTCCGCGCTCGGGGTGCCGATGGTGCTGTCGACCGCTTCTTCGTACGCGCTGGAGGACGTCGCCGAGGCCAACGGGGACGGGCCGCGGTGGTTCCAGCTGTACTGGCCGAACGAGGACGCGGTGTGCGTGAGCCTGCTGGAGCGGGCGAAAGCCGCCGGGTACACCGCTCTGGTCGTCACCTTGGACACGTGGACTTTGGCGTGGCGCCCTCGGGACCTCGACCAGGCGTATCTTCCGTTCCTGCGCGGAATCGGCGTGGCCAACGCGTTCAGCGACCCGGCTTTCCTTGCGGGGCTGGAGAAGTCGCCTGCCGAGGATCAGGGGATGGCGGTGCTGCGGTGGGTGTCGCTGTTCACCGGGACCGACAAGAGCTGGGACCGGCTGTCGTTCCTGCGGTCGCACTGGGACGGACCGATTGTCCTCAAAGGAATCCAACACGTGGTCGACGCGCGCCGGGCCGCTGACGCGGGGATGGACGGCATCGTGGTGTCGAACCATGGTGGGCGGCAGGTGGATGGGGCTATCGGGTCGCTCGAGGTGTTGCCGGAGATCGCCGCGGCTGTGGGGGATCAGGTTTCGGTGTTGTTCGACTCCGGGGTTCGCACTGGTGCTGACGTGTTCAAGGCGTTGGCGTTGGGGGCTTCGGCTGTGTTGGTTGGGCGGCCTTATGTTTATGGGTTGGCTTTGGGTGGGGAGGCGGGGGTTCGGCATGCTGTTCGGTCGTTGCTTGCCGACTTTGATCTGACTCTTGGGTTGGCTGGTGCTCGGTGTCCGGATGATCTGGGGTTGGGGTCTGTTCGGTTGTCTGCATAG
- a CDS encoding bifunctional 3'-5' exonuclease/DNA polymerase — MRIAVVPEGDGAGRARVLDGPTEAVGDLAAWMGEQQRRHDVRWVLPSTEELYPTLLRAGVRLDRCHDLALAEGILLAFEERPHRPRNLGAAWARTRGLPEPADPRPQTRGEQPTLFEADRGTTPVGADPLDAAVAVLADQERRIAATAQPDRLRLLVAAESAGALAAAEMSHHGLPWRTDVHLAMLEDLLGQRTAPGVRPAKLADLADRISAAFAGRPVNPDHPPSIVRAFAREGVEIPSARAWVIKELDHPAVAPLLEYKELSRLYVAHGWSWLDSWVDGGRFRPEYVVGGVVSGRWATRGGAALQLPRTLRTAVRSDPGWVLVCADASQLEPRVLGALSGDRRFAEVSESADLYTSLAADAFDGDRGRAKIAMLSAMYGGTSGEAGPLLAVLRKRFPQAVEYVEQAARAGEEGRVVRSRLGRTSPPPSEAWRELTSDYDGEQAEKRGRQAAREWGRFTRNFVVQASAADWALTMLATLRRNLAVSAPEAQIVFFQHDEVIVHCPEAAAEAVSADVSKAAEQSSTLVFGATPVRFPLEATTVTSYADAK; from the coding sequence GTGCGGATCGCGGTGGTGCCGGAGGGTGATGGGGCTGGTCGGGCCCGGGTTCTCGACGGCCCGACCGAGGCCGTCGGCGACCTTGCGGCCTGGATGGGCGAGCAGCAGCGGCGCCATGACGTGCGGTGGGTGCTGCCCTCCACCGAGGAGCTGTACCCGACGCTGCTGCGGGCCGGGGTGCGGCTCGACCGGTGTCATGACCTCGCGCTGGCCGAGGGCATCCTGCTGGCGTTCGAGGAACGCCCGCACCGCCCTCGCAACCTGGGTGCGGCCTGGGCGAGAACCCGGGGTCTGCCCGAGCCCGCCGACCCGCGTCCGCAGACCCGCGGGGAGCAGCCCACCCTGTTCGAGGCCGACCGCGGCACCACCCCGGTCGGAGCCGACCCCCTCGACGCCGCCGTCGCCGTCCTCGCCGACCAGGAGCGGCGGATCGCCGCGACCGCCCAGCCCGACCGCCTGCGCCTGCTGGTCGCGGCCGAGTCGGCGGGGGCCTTGGCGGCGGCGGAGATGTCGCACCACGGCCTGCCTTGGCGCACCGACGTCCATCTGGCGATGCTCGAAGACCTGCTTGGCCAACGCACCGCCCCCGGCGTCCGCCCGGCAAAGCTCGCCGACTTGGCCGACCGGATCAGCGCGGCGTTCGCCGGCAGGCCGGTCAACCCCGACCACCCGCCGAGCATCGTGCGCGCGTTCGCCCGGGAGGGAGTGGAAATCCCGTCGGCGCGAGCGTGGGTGATCAAGGAACTCGACCACCCGGCTGTCGCGCCGCTGTTGGAATACAAGGAGCTGTCGCGCCTCTATGTCGCCCATGGCTGGTCCTGGCTGGACAGCTGGGTCGACGGCGGCCGCTTCCGCCCGGAATACGTCGTCGGCGGCGTCGTCTCGGGCCGCTGGGCGACCCGCGGTGGCGCGGCCCTGCAGCTGCCCCGGACCCTGCGGACGGCCGTCCGGTCCGATCCCGGCTGGGTGCTGGTGTGCGCGGACGCGTCCCAACTGGAGCCCCGGGTGCTGGGAGCGCTGTCGGGAGACCGCCGGTTCGCTGAGGTGTCGGAGTCCGCCGACCTCTACACCAGCCTCGCCGCGGATGCCTTCGACGGCGACCGCGGCCGAGCGAAAATCGCGATGCTGTCCGCGATGTACGGCGGCACCAGCGGCGAAGCCGGACCACTGCTCGCCGTCCTGCGCAAGCGTTTTCCCCAGGCCGTCGAGTATGTCGAACAGGCAGCGCGGGCGGGCGAGGAAGGCCGAGTCGTGCGGTCGAGGTTGGGACGCACCAGCCCACCCCCAAGCGAGGCGTGGCGGGAACTCACCTCGGACTACGACGGCGAACAGGCCGAGAAACGCGGCAGACAAGCGGCACGTGAGTGGGGCCGGTTCACCAGAAACTTCGTCGTCCAGGCCAGCGCCGCCGACTGGGCGCTGACAATGCTGGCCACCCTGCGCAGAAACCTGGCCGTCTCGGCACCGGAGGCGCAGATCGTCTTCTTCCAACACGACGAGGTCATCGTCCACTGCCCGGAGGCGGCGGCGGAGGCGGTCTCGGCCGACGTGTCAAAGGCAGCGGAACAATCGAGCACCCTGGTCTTCGGCGCAACCCCCGTGCGCTTCCCCTTGGAGGCCACCACAGTCACCTCCTACGCCGACGCAAAGTGA
- a CDS encoding acyl-CoA synthetase, with amino-acid sequence MTLVRDLVGKVPTAVRSVEVMRKAGLVPVTRPDHVVKSMIAVRQLGPIAGAARVAATRDHRAVGLVDELGPLTFRQLDTRSNALARALAQRGVTEKSVVALLARDHRGAVETMLAAGKLGARLLLMNTGFAKPQLADVAKREGVTVFIHDQEFSELATALPPEIPRFIAWTDSAVADVRTLEELIANTDDRPVPAPSEPGGMVLLTSGTTGTPKGAPRQVRSPLAAAQFLDRIPLRAGESTVLGAPLFHGTGLSQFIISFALGSAVAMRRKFDPEQILKMIEDNKATTLVLVPTMLQRVLDLGPEVLARYDTSSLRILFLAGSALSPELGNRATRAFGEVIHNLYGSTEVAVATVATPEDWRAAPGTVGRAPVGCQVRLYDDAGKQITEPNVTGRIFVGSGLSFGGYTDGRNKDIIDGLLSIGDVGHFDANGLLFIDGRDDDMIVSGGENVFPAEVENLLVEYPGVVEAAVLGTEDPEFGQRLKAYVVTDSEVSADELREHVKSNLARFKVPREVVFIDELPRNATGKVVRKQLREMG; translated from the coding sequence ATGACCCTGGTGCGCGACCTGGTGGGCAAGGTGCCGACGGCCGTCCGCAGCGTCGAGGTGATGCGCAAGGCCGGGCTGGTGCCGGTGACCCGACCGGACCACGTGGTCAAGTCCATGATCGCCGTGCGGCAGCTCGGTCCGATCGCGGGCGCCGCGCGGGTGGCCGCCACCCGTGACCACCGGGCCGTCGGCCTCGTCGACGAGCTCGGGCCGCTGACCTTCCGCCAGCTCGACACCCGGTCCAACGCGCTCGCCCGGGCGCTGGCCCAGCGCGGTGTCACGGAGAAATCCGTGGTCGCGCTGCTCGCCCGCGACCACCGCGGCGCCGTGGAGACCATGCTCGCCGCGGGCAAGCTCGGCGCCCGCCTGCTGCTGATGAACACCGGTTTCGCGAAGCCGCAGCTGGCCGACGTGGCCAAGCGCGAGGGCGTCACCGTGTTCATCCACGACCAGGAGTTCAGCGAGCTCGCCACCGCGCTGCCGCCCGAGATCCCGCGGTTCATCGCCTGGACCGACTCCGCGGTCGCCGACGTGCGCACGCTTGAGGAACTGATCGCGAACACCGACGACCGGCCGGTGCCCGCGCCGTCGGAGCCGGGCGGCATGGTGCTGCTGACCAGCGGAACCACCGGGACGCCGAAGGGCGCGCCGCGCCAGGTGCGGTCGCCGCTGGCCGCCGCGCAGTTCCTCGACCGGATCCCGCTTCGCGCGGGGGAGAGCACCGTGCTGGGCGCTCCGCTGTTCCACGGGACCGGGCTCTCGCAGTTCATCATCAGCTTCGCGCTGGGCTCCGCGGTCGCGATGCGCCGCAAGTTCGATCCCGAGCAGATCCTCAAGATGATCGAGGACAACAAGGCGACCACGCTGGTGCTGGTGCCGACGATGCTGCAGCGCGTCCTCGACCTCGGCCCCGAGGTCCTGGCCCGCTACGACACCAGCTCGCTGCGGATCCTGTTCCTCGCGGGCTCGGCTCTCTCACCGGAACTTGGCAACCGCGCGACCCGCGCGTTCGGTGAGGTGATCCACAACCTGTACGGCTCGACCGAGGTCGCCGTCGCCACGGTCGCCACGCCCGAGGACTGGCGGGCCGCGCCGGGCACCGTGGGCCGGGCCCCGGTCGGCTGTCAGGTGCGCCTCTACGACGACGCGGGCAAGCAGATCACCGAGCCCAACGTCACCGGGCGGATCTTCGTCGGCAGCGGGCTGAGCTTCGGCGGGTACACCGACGGCCGCAACAAGGACATCATCGACGGCTTGCTGTCCATCGGTGACGTCGGTCACTTCGACGCCAACGGCTTGCTGTTCATCGACGGCCGCGACGACGACATGATCGTCTCCGGCGGCGAGAACGTCTTCCCGGCCGAGGTGGAGAACCTGCTCGTGGAGTACCCGGGCGTGGTGGAGGCCGCGGTGCTCGGCACCGAGGACCCCGAGTTCGGCCAGCGGCTCAAGGCCTACGTCGTCACCGACAGCGAGGTCAGCGCGGACGAGTTGCGCGAGCACGTGAAGTCCAACCTGGCCCGCTTCAAGGTCCCGCGCGAGGTCGTCTTCATCGACGAGCTGCCCCGCAACGCCACCGGAAAAGTTGTCCGAAAGCAGCTACGCGAAATGGGATGA
- a CDS encoding S8 family peptidase has protein sequence MTLRREGRRGRLAIGFALIGSAATVVALASPAQAQEGEILLAGSPDAIEGSYIVMLKDGARSQSADVAHNYGGKVRATYESSVNGFSVTMSESQARKLAADDAVEFVQANQKIRALDVQPNPPSWGLDRIDQADLPLDKSFTYSGKADNVTAFVIDTGVQADHPALGGRVSGGFDAIDNDDKPDDEHGHGTHVAGTIGSEEYGVAKGVKIVPVRVLDAQGSGSTEGVVAGIDWVAKNHQGPSVANMSLGGAADEALDKAVQAAIESGVTFAVAAGNSSDDAGGSSPARVTEALTVAASDDADKQAEFSSFGKVVDLYAPGVDITSAWIGGETKTISGTSMATPHVAGAVALYLAANPDATPSAVAEAITAAATKDKIGGISPDTVNLLLKA, from the coding sequence ATGACACTGAGGCGCGAAGGTCGTCGGGGCCGACTCGCAATCGGCTTCGCACTCATCGGCTCGGCGGCGACTGTGGTCGCGTTGGCTTCCCCCGCGCAGGCGCAGGAGGGGGAAATCCTGCTGGCAGGGAGCCCGGACGCGATCGAGGGCAGCTACATCGTGATGCTCAAGGACGGCGCGCGCAGCCAGTCCGCGGACGTCGCCCATAACTATGGTGGAAAGGTTCGCGCAACCTACGAAAGTTCTGTCAACGGATTCTCGGTCACGATGTCGGAATCGCAGGCTCGCAAACTCGCGGCCGACGACGCGGTCGAATTCGTGCAGGCGAACCAGAAAATTCGGGCACTCGATGTCCAGCCGAATCCGCCGTCCTGGGGACTCGACCGGATCGACCAGGCCGACCTGCCGCTGGACAAGTCGTTCACCTACAGCGGCAAGGCGGACAACGTCACCGCGTTCGTGATCGACACCGGCGTCCAGGCCGACCACCCGGCCCTCGGCGGGCGCGTCTCGGGTGGCTTCGACGCCATCGACAACGACGACAAGCCCGACGACGAGCACGGCCACGGCACCCACGTGGCGGGCACGATCGGCAGTGAGGAGTACGGCGTCGCCAAGGGTGTGAAGATCGTCCCGGTGCGGGTCCTCGACGCGCAGGGCAGTGGCTCCACCGAGGGGGTCGTCGCGGGCATCGACTGGGTCGCGAAGAACCACCAGGGCCCGTCGGTGGCGAACATGAGCCTCGGCGGCGCCGCCGACGAGGCACTCGACAAGGCGGTGCAGGCCGCCATCGAGTCCGGGGTCACCTTCGCGGTGGCCGCGGGCAACAGCTCCGACGACGCGGGCGGCAGCTCGCCCGCGCGTGTCACCGAGGCGCTGACCGTCGCGGCTTCCGACGACGCCGACAAGCAGGCCGAGTTCTCCAGCTTCGGCAAGGTTGTCGACCTCTACGCGCCGGGCGTGGACATCACCTCGGCGTGGATCGGCGGGGAGACCAAGACGATCAGCGGCACGTCGATGGCCACCCCGCACGTCGCGGGCGCGGTCGCGCTGTACCTGGCGGCGAACCCGGACGCCACCCCGTCGGCCGTCGCGGAGGCCATCACCGCCGCGGCGACGAAGGACAAGATCGGCGGGATCAGCCCGGACACGGTGAACCTGCTGCTCAAGGCATGA
- a CDS encoding multidrug effflux MFS transporter, whose amino-acid sequence MKSSPIPGKARLALILGGLSAFGPLSIDMYLPAFPAMAEQLGTGQAKIQVTLTAFMIGLAGGQIIAGPLSDAYGRRRPLLIGLALYTLSSLACAVAPSVLALVFLRLGQGVSAAAGIVIARAAVRDMFSGAALARFFSLMLLVNGLGPILGPIIGGQVLRYTQWPGIFIVLAGFGVVLFLVTAFALPETLAPLGRRPARLGHVLSTYRRIGTDRTFIAYAAAAGFVMGAMFAYIAGSSFVLQELHGLSPQNYSFLFGANALGIVIMAQVNGLLLRRFAPRRLLIVGLLTSATGGLAVLATTYLNLGLVYLLPGLFVVVASVGMVAPNSTALAMADHGHRAGTASALLGLVQFIIGGLAAPLVGLGNPSTALPMGVVIATLSLLGLASFALTRPTKDRPGRYQTLRDADTQPIPGLPIPDVARHEGDLWDAPTADSVRFR is encoded by the coding sequence GTGAAGTCCTCACCCATCCCGGGCAAAGCCCGGCTGGCCCTCATCCTGGGTGGGCTGAGTGCTTTCGGACCCCTGTCGATCGACATGTACCTGCCCGCGTTCCCCGCGATGGCCGAACAGCTGGGCACCGGTCAGGCGAAGATCCAGGTCACCCTGACCGCGTTCATGATCGGGCTGGCGGGCGGGCAGATCATCGCGGGACCGCTGTCGGACGCCTACGGCAGGCGCCGACCACTGCTGATCGGCCTGGCGCTCTACACGCTCAGCTCGCTGGCCTGCGCCGTCGCACCCTCGGTCCTGGCGCTGGTCTTCCTGCGGCTCGGCCAGGGTGTCAGCGCCGCCGCGGGCATCGTGATCGCCCGGGCCGCGGTGCGCGACATGTTCTCCGGAGCCGCGCTCGCCCGCTTCTTCTCGCTGATGCTCCTGGTCAACGGTCTCGGTCCGATCCTCGGGCCGATCATCGGCGGCCAAGTGCTGCGGTACACGCAGTGGCCGGGGATCTTCATCGTGCTGGCGGGCTTCGGCGTGGTGTTGTTCCTGGTCACCGCGTTCGCCCTGCCGGAAACCCTCGCCCCGCTGGGCAGGCGGCCCGCGCGGCTGGGCCATGTGCTGAGCACCTACCGGCGGATCGGCACCGACCGGACCTTCATCGCCTACGCCGCCGCGGCCGGATTCGTCATGGGCGCGATGTTCGCCTACATCGCCGGGTCGTCGTTCGTGCTGCAGGAACTGCACGGGCTCAGCCCGCAGAACTACAGCTTCCTCTTCGGCGCCAACGCCTTGGGCATCGTGATCATGGCCCAGGTCAACGGCCTGCTGCTGCGCAGATTCGCCCCACGCAGGCTGCTGATCGTCGGCCTGCTGACCTCGGCGACCGGCGGGCTGGCGGTGCTCGCGACGACGTATCTCAATCTGGGCTTGGTGTATCTGCTGCCCGGGCTGTTCGTCGTGGTCGCCAGCGTGGGCATGGTGGCGCCGAACTCGACCGCGCTCGCGATGGCCGACCACGGGCACCGGGCGGGCACGGCGTCGGCGCTGCTCGGCCTGGTGCAGTTCATCATCGGCGGCCTCGCCGCACCGCTGGTCGGCCTCGGCAACCCGTCGACGGCGCTGCCGATGGGCGTGGTGATCGCGACGCTGTCGCTGCTCGGGCTCGCGTCGTTCGCACTGACCCGGCCCACCAAGGACCGCCCCGGCCGCTACCAGACCCTGCGCGACGCCGACACCCAGCCGATCCCCGGCCTGCCGATCCCCGACGTCGCCCGGCACGAGGGCGACCTGTGGGACGCCCCGACGGCGGACTCCGTGCGGTTCAGATGA
- a CDS encoding NADPH-dependent FMN reductase translates to MTRIAVIVGSTRPGRRAEMVAHWVKESAATRTDAVVELVDLADFDLPLLDEPVPALFGDYRHEHTLRWAKTIASYDGFVFVTPEYNHSYPAAVKNAIDYLFAEWNDKAAGFVSYGTSGGIRAVEHLRLTLAEVRVAGVRSQVSLSLFNDFVITDPTQPGIFSPAEHQEASLATMLDEVITWAGALKPLREAVAA, encoded by the coding sequence ATGACCCGAATCGCCGTGATCGTCGGCAGCACCCGACCGGGCCGACGTGCGGAAATGGTGGCCCACTGGGTCAAGGAGTCCGCCGCCACACGCACCGACGCCGTCGTGGAACTGGTCGACCTGGCGGACTTCGACCTGCCCCTGCTCGACGAGCCCGTGCCCGCGCTGTTCGGCGACTACCGCCACGAACACACGCTGCGCTGGGCCAAGACCATCGCGTCCTACGACGGGTTCGTGTTCGTGACACCGGAGTACAACCACTCCTACCCGGCGGCGGTGAAGAACGCGATCGACTACCTGTTCGCCGAGTGGAACGACAAGGCCGCCGGATTCGTCAGCTACGGAACAAGCGGCGGCATCCGCGCGGTGGAGCACTTGCGGCTGACCCTGGCGGAGGTCAGGGTCGCCGGGGTGCGCAGCCAGGTGTCACTGTCGCTGTTCAACGACTTCGTGATCACCGACCCGACCCAGCCGGGCATCTTCTCGCCCGCCGAGCACCAGGAAGCATCCCTGGCCACGATGCTCGATGAAGTCATCACCTGGGCGGGCGCACTCAAGCCGCTGCGTGAAGCCGTCGCGGCGTAG